The proteins below come from a single Verrucomicrobiia bacterium genomic window:
- a CDS encoding ABC transporter permease, protein MRQFITIASNAFMELVRQPVFLLLMTGSAAFEIFLATPYYFAFGDEPKLVKNSVLAVMLLAGLFGAVLSASASLAREIRTGTALAVLSKPIGRAQFLLAKYAGLCAALGLLTYVNLLAALLTSRMAFDAYGSTDLFALGIFALAVVLGYLMAGFSNFFLRRPFVSDAVLCTSLMLSLAFIVINFYTKEAKPQAFATGIDWRMVPAGILVLFALWILAALALACSTRLDMIPTLAVCSALFLLGTMSDYLFGRRADPVWRYEMELESGPGTWSESQKALLREIVKKYDKNHDDVLNASERAAISPEDKARLAKAGMGGDWLACVLYTITPNWQLFWLADTLASDKGAVPWDYVGKGFAYVLAYVGAALAGAIVLFEERELG, encoded by the coding sequence ATGCGACAGTTCATTACCATCGCCAGTAACGCGTTTATGGAACTGGTTCGCCAGCCGGTGTTTCTGCTGCTCATGACCGGTTCGGCGGCTTTCGAAATCTTTTTAGCCACACCTTACTACTTTGCCTTTGGCGATGAACCTAAGCTCGTCAAAAACAGCGTCCTGGCCGTTATGCTCCTGGCCGGCTTGTTCGGCGCCGTCCTTAGCGCCTCAGCCTCACTTGCCCGCGAAATCCGTACCGGCACCGCCCTGGCCGTCCTCTCCAAACCCATTGGCCGCGCCCAGTTTCTCCTGGCAAAATATGCCGGCCTCTGCGCCGCACTGGGCTTGCTGACCTACGTCAACCTGCTGGCTGCGCTGCTTACCAGCCGCATGGCCTTTGACGCCTACGGCTCCACAGACCTCTTTGCCCTTGGCATCTTTGCCCTGGCCGTGGTCCTGGGCTATCTCATGGCCGGTTTCAGCAACTTTTTCCTCCGCCGTCCCTTTGTCTCCGACGCCGTCCTGTGCACCTCGCTCATGCTGTCGCTGGCCTTTATTGTCATTAACTTCTACACCAAAGAAGCCAAGCCCCAGGCCTTCGCCACCGGCATCGATTGGCGCATGGTCCCCGCCGGCATCCTGGTCCTGTTTGCCCTCTGGATTCTGGCCGCCCTCGCCCTGGCCTGCTCGACTCGCCTCGATATGATCCCTACCCTGGCGGTTTGCTCAGCCCTCTTCCTCCTGGGCACCATGTCCGATTACCTCTTTGGCCGGCGTGCCGACCCCGTCTGGCGTTATGAAATGGAACTCGAATCCGGTCCCGGAACCTGGTCGGAAAGCCAAAAGGCCCTCCTGCGCGAGATAGTCAAAAAATACGACAAAAACCACGATGACGTCTTGAACGCCTCCGAGCGCGCTGCTATCAGCCCCGAGGACAAGGCCCGCTTGGCCAAAGCCGGTATGGGCGGCGATTGGCTGGCTTGCGTCCTTTACACCATCACCCCAAATTGGCAGCTTTTCTGGCTCGCCGACACCCTGGCGTCGGACAAAGGGGCCGTCCCCTGGGATTATGTCGGAAAGGGCTTCGCCTACGTGCTCGCATATGTCGGCGCCGCCCTGGCGGGGGCAATTGTCTTGTTCGAAGAACGGGAGTTGGGCTGA